In Haliotis asinina isolate JCU_RB_2024 unplaced genomic scaffold, JCU_Hal_asi_v2 scaffold_17, whole genome shotgun sequence, a single genomic region encodes these proteins:
- the LOC137269850 gene encoding E3 ubiquitin-protein ligase TRIM33-like has protein sequence MDAFPKCSVCQEQFTLKGSTPYLLPCLHTVCETCVTSAAGGIISCSTCQREVNLTDTTLHKDGVRQKEICHLTAKYRPTELLCTHEDDGNQAVCWCQECEYCQNWHDSFKATRRHVVVTLTDTIPRRMYAESVCKLHNRYPLEYFDKNCNSLLCAECKLGEHADHDVADLNVAAGAAKGRIEEHEKNVSAYRISHQAYLESISKAINDTKKTSRDMKQAIRHTFHSLRTQLDQRERELTIDLENLENQKKQELSNLHSEQVTSDDESERYKCTSDYIETVLRYASNWDFLTLESSIQDATEMYLTSLPTDSYDAPATTFNTSGLDKLKSDISEFGSISANGSDQDNGTQTDGSGSHLTDAESKQEGVLN, from the exons ATGGACGCCTTCCCCAAGTGCTCTGTCTGCCAGGAGCAGTTTACATTGAAAGGTTCCACCCCTTACCTACTGCCCTGTCTTCACACTGTGTGTGAAACATGTgtgacatctgcagctggtgGTATCATATCATGTTCTACATGTCAGAGGGAGGTCAACCTCACAGACACAACCCTCCACAAGGATGGAGTGAGACAGAAGGAAATATGCCATCTGACAGCCAAATATCGCCCCACAGAGCTTCTCTGTACACATGAAGATGACGGCAACcaggctgtgtgttggtgtcaggagtGCGAATACTGCCAGAACTGGCACGACAGTTTTAAAGCTACTAGACGACATGTTGTGGTAACCTTGACGGATACAATACCGAGAAGAATGTATGCTGAATCAGTTTGTAAACTACACAATCGTTATCCCCTTGAGTATTTTGACAAAAACTGCAACAGTTTACTCTGTGCTGAATGCAAGCTTGGAGAGCATGCTGATCACGACGTTGCAGATTTAAATGTGGCTGCTGGTGCTGCCAAAGGACGGATAGAAGAACATGAGAAGAACGTGTCTGCATATCGTATTTCCCACCAAGCATACCTGGAGAGTATCAGCAAAGCcataaatgacacaaagaagACAAGCAGGGATATGAAGCAGGCCATTCGCCACACTTTCCATTCACTGCGGACACAACTCGatcaaagagagagagagctgaCCATCGATCTGGAGAATCTGGAGAATCAGAAGAAGCAGGAACTATCAAATCTACACAGCGAGCAAGTCACCTCTGACGATGAAAGTGAACGATACAAGTGTACCTCAGACTACATCGAGACAGTACTCAGATATGCTTCAAACTGGGACTTTCTGACACTGGAGAGTTCAATACAAGACGCAACGGAGATGTACCTCACATCACTACCAACAGACTCGTACGACGCACCTGCAACTACTTTCAACACGAGTGGATTGGATAAACTGAAATCCGACATTTCGGAATTCGGGTCTATCAGTGCAAATGGCTCAGACCAAG aCAACGGAACACAGACAGATGGTAGTGGTAGTCATCTAACTGAtgctgagagcaaacaagaggGG GTCCTCAACTAG
- the LOC137269828 gene encoding monocarboxylate transporter 5-like isoform X2, which yields MAKIREQNGVASIEVHDVDKKIKNKLPIDRGWAWVIVGATFCINLIQVGMYRSFGILFVEFLKEFKASTSVTSLIMGIYSASYSLTALFGLSIVLDRFSVRATCLIGGILMSLGGILSFFAMNIEFLIFTQSILSGMGSALLYGPGLVIIGLYFEKRRALAQALSSCGVSLGGMIIPQLVRVLLHEYGLRGTLLICGGLLMEILIFVLLYRPAPCRESNEPHEINGIAALEKFKEQIKGDFEIVSIESINDNVSLPPTPITLSRIDHIGNGKRNGHAETAAVNSRSNVNASVAKMLMQKQEPFRIRTESDPTIQIHKRFKHSFRVPTEHLPVNGAADCVQISQSETNISDESSSPGDNENPLTPNRLRQTDKGHANNFGSFIDTLSQSSYLKYASNADINMISTLSLNNIIACSENVKQCDGNVSCFTKVKKSLDFSVLKRATFYLIAFFNFFGVCAVSLYAAYLPAAVEEAGFTNVESALLITIYAGVDCFSRFLSGIIVESGKIRAQHLLTIFMTATGVLYQLTEYYTSFNLLIMYAVLFGMFSGGFPSMNPVVMVDLLGLETFPKALGFVQIFTGVSLAAIHPVLGALRDITGTYHASSHLLGACAIISSVFLLLEPLAKRWDSSRKTTASEEEVKALNS from the exons ATGGCGAAGATTCGAGAACAGAACGGAGTAGCATCCATAGAAGTCCACGATGTGGATAAGAAGATAAAGAACAAGCTACCCATAGATCGTGGCTGGGCATGGGTCATTGTTGGAG CTACATTCTGCATCAACCTGATCCAAGTTGGCATGTACCGGTCGTTTGGCATCCTTTTCGTCGAATTCCTGAAGGAATTTAAAGCTTCAACGTCCGTGACGTCACTAATCATGGGGATCTACTCTGCGTCTTATAGTCTAACAG CCTTGTTCGGGCTCAGCATTGTTCTGGACAGGTTCAGCGTCCGTGCAACATGCTTGATTGGTGGAATATTAATGTCTCTCGGTGGCATCCTCAGCTTCTTCGCCATGAACATTGAGTTCCTCATCTTCACTCAGAGTATCCTGTCAG GAATGGGTTCCGCTTTGCTCTATGGACCTGGACTAGTCATCATTGGGTTGTATTTCGAGAAGAGGCGAGCCCTTGCTCAGGCATTGAGCAGTTGTGGAGTTAGTCTTGGGGGAATGATCATTCCACAACTTGTAAGAGTTCTGTTGCACGAGTACGGACTAAGAGGCACGCTTTTGATATGTGGAGGTCTACTTATGGAAATTCTGATCTTTGTTCTTCTATACAGACCAGCTCCATGTAGGGAGAGTAACGAACCTCACGAAATTAACGGAATCGCTGCATTGGAGAAGTTTAAGGAACAGATTAAAGGTGATTTTGAAATCGTGTCTATAGAGTCTATTAATGACAATGTTTCCCTTCCTCCTACACCAATCACCCTGTCACGCATCGACCATATTGGAAATGGTAAACGAAATGGCCACGCTGAAACTGCCGCTGTGAACAGTCGTTCCAATGTGAACgcatctgttgcgaaaatgctCATGCAGAAACAAGAACCATTCCGTATCCGAACAGAATCTGACCCAACTATTCAGATTCATAAACGTTTCAAGCATTCTTTTCGTGTTCCAACTGAACATCTTCCTGTCAATGGGGCCGCCGATTGCGTCCAAATTTCTCAGAGtgaaacaaacatttctgaCGAGAGCAGTTCTCCTGGGGATAATGAGAACCCACTGACTCCAAACCGCCTTCGCCAAACAGACAAAGGACATGCCAACAACTTCGGAAgtttcattgacacactgtcaCAGTCCAGTTACCTTAAGTATGCCAGCAATGCTGACATTAATATGATCTCAACCCTAAGCCTAAATAACATCATTGCCTGTTCTGAAAATGTTAAACAATGTGATGGAAATGTGTCATGTTTTACAAAGGTTAAAAAATCTCTAGATTTCTCTGTTTTGAAACGAGCTACCTTTTATCTGATTGCATTTTTCAACTTTTTCGGTGTCTGTGCAGTTTCACTCTATGCCGCTTACCTCCCAGCTGCAGTAGAGGAAGCTGGCTTTACTAATGTCGAATCGGCGTTGCTGATTACAATATATGCTGGAGTCGACTGTTTCAGCCGATTTTTATCAGGAATTATAGTTGAATCTGGAAAGATCAGGGCTCAGCACTTACTAACCATATTCATGACTGCTACAGGTGTGTTATACCAGTTAACAGAATATTATACCTCCTTCAACCTTCTTATCATGTACGCTGTGCTGTTTGGAATGTTCTCGGGTGGCTTTCCTTCAATGAATCCTGTGGTGATGGTTGACCTTCTTGGCTTGGAGACCTTTCCTAAAGCCCTTGGATTTGTACAAATCTTCACGGGTGTGTCTCTTGCTGCAATACACCCTGTGCTAG GAGCTTTAAGAGACATCACGGGAACATACCATGCATCGTCTCATCTACTCGGTGCTTGCGCCATAATATCGTCTGTCTTTCTCCTCCTCGAGCCTCTTGCTAAAAGATGGGACTCTTCCAGGAAAACCACAGCCAGTGAGGAAGAGGTCAAAGCATTGAACAGTTAA
- the LOC137269828 gene encoding monocarboxylate transporter 5-like isoform X1, producing the protein MSVRLSRTMAKIREQNGVASIEVHDVDKKIKNKLPIDRGWAWVIVGATFCINLIQVGMYRSFGILFVEFLKEFKASTSVTSLIMGIYSASYSLTALFGLSIVLDRFSVRATCLIGGILMSLGGILSFFAMNIEFLIFTQSILSGMGSALLYGPGLVIIGLYFEKRRALAQALSSCGVSLGGMIIPQLVRVLLHEYGLRGTLLICGGLLMEILIFVLLYRPAPCRESNEPHEINGIAALEKFKEQIKGDFEIVSIESINDNVSLPPTPITLSRIDHIGNGKRNGHAETAAVNSRSNVNASVAKMLMQKQEPFRIRTESDPTIQIHKRFKHSFRVPTEHLPVNGAADCVQISQSETNISDESSSPGDNENPLTPNRLRQTDKGHANNFGSFIDTLSQSSYLKYASNADINMISTLSLNNIIACSENVKQCDGNVSCFTKVKKSLDFSVLKRATFYLIAFFNFFGVCAVSLYAAYLPAAVEEAGFTNVESALLITIYAGVDCFSRFLSGIIVESGKIRAQHLLTIFMTATGVLYQLTEYYTSFNLLIMYAVLFGMFSGGFPSMNPVVMVDLLGLETFPKALGFVQIFTGVSLAAIHPVLGALRDITGTYHASSHLLGACAIISSVFLLLEPLAKRWDSSRKTTASEEEVKALNS; encoded by the exons TCCGTCTCAGCAGGACAATGGCGAAGATTCGAGAACAGAACGGAGTAGCATCCATAGAAGTCCACGATGTGGATAAGAAGATAAAGAACAAGCTACCCATAGATCGTGGCTGGGCATGGGTCATTGTTGGAG CTACATTCTGCATCAACCTGATCCAAGTTGGCATGTACCGGTCGTTTGGCATCCTTTTCGTCGAATTCCTGAAGGAATTTAAAGCTTCAACGTCCGTGACGTCACTAATCATGGGGATCTACTCTGCGTCTTATAGTCTAACAG CCTTGTTCGGGCTCAGCATTGTTCTGGACAGGTTCAGCGTCCGTGCAACATGCTTGATTGGTGGAATATTAATGTCTCTCGGTGGCATCCTCAGCTTCTTCGCCATGAACATTGAGTTCCTCATCTTCACTCAGAGTATCCTGTCAG GAATGGGTTCCGCTTTGCTCTATGGACCTGGACTAGTCATCATTGGGTTGTATTTCGAGAAGAGGCGAGCCCTTGCTCAGGCATTGAGCAGTTGTGGAGTTAGTCTTGGGGGAATGATCATTCCACAACTTGTAAGAGTTCTGTTGCACGAGTACGGACTAAGAGGCACGCTTTTGATATGTGGAGGTCTACTTATGGAAATTCTGATCTTTGTTCTTCTATACAGACCAGCTCCATGTAGGGAGAGTAACGAACCTCACGAAATTAACGGAATCGCTGCATTGGAGAAGTTTAAGGAACAGATTAAAGGTGATTTTGAAATCGTGTCTATAGAGTCTATTAATGACAATGTTTCCCTTCCTCCTACACCAATCACCCTGTCACGCATCGACCATATTGGAAATGGTAAACGAAATGGCCACGCTGAAACTGCCGCTGTGAACAGTCGTTCCAATGTGAACgcatctgttgcgaaaatgctCATGCAGAAACAAGAACCATTCCGTATCCGAACAGAATCTGACCCAACTATTCAGATTCATAAACGTTTCAAGCATTCTTTTCGTGTTCCAACTGAACATCTTCCTGTCAATGGGGCCGCCGATTGCGTCCAAATTTCTCAGAGtgaaacaaacatttctgaCGAGAGCAGTTCTCCTGGGGATAATGAGAACCCACTGACTCCAAACCGCCTTCGCCAAACAGACAAAGGACATGCCAACAACTTCGGAAgtttcattgacacactgtcaCAGTCCAGTTACCTTAAGTATGCCAGCAATGCTGACATTAATATGATCTCAACCCTAAGCCTAAATAACATCATTGCCTGTTCTGAAAATGTTAAACAATGTGATGGAAATGTGTCATGTTTTACAAAGGTTAAAAAATCTCTAGATTTCTCTGTTTTGAAACGAGCTACCTTTTATCTGATTGCATTTTTCAACTTTTTCGGTGTCTGTGCAGTTTCACTCTATGCCGCTTACCTCCCAGCTGCAGTAGAGGAAGCTGGCTTTACTAATGTCGAATCGGCGTTGCTGATTACAATATATGCTGGAGTCGACTGTTTCAGCCGATTTTTATCAGGAATTATAGTTGAATCTGGAAAGATCAGGGCTCAGCACTTACTAACCATATTCATGACTGCTACAGGTGTGTTATACCAGTTAACAGAATATTATACCTCCTTCAACCTTCTTATCATGTACGCTGTGCTGTTTGGAATGTTCTCGGGTGGCTTTCCTTCAATGAATCCTGTGGTGATGGTTGACCTTCTTGGCTTGGAGACCTTTCCTAAAGCCCTTGGATTTGTACAAATCTTCACGGGTGTGTCTCTTGCTGCAATACACCCTGTGCTAG GAGCTTTAAGAGACATCACGGGAACATACCATGCATCGTCTCATCTACTCGGTGCTTGCGCCATAATATCGTCTGTCTTTCTCCTCCTCGAGCCTCTTGCTAAAAGATGGGACTCTTCCAGGAAAACCACAGCCAGTGAGGAAGAGGTCAAAGCATTGAACAGTTAA